CCGGCGATGTAGGCCGGAAGGCGGCGGCCGGCTGGGCCGGGAGTCGGTTCCGCGCGCCGTCCCGGTGCTCCTAGCCTCCAGCCATGGAGACGATCACCGGCACACTTGACGAAGCCCTGCTGCGCCTGCACGCATCCGGCCCCGAGTTCCGGGGCTTTCTGAGCAATCACGGACCGATGGCCGTGGAAGCCATGGTCCGCAACGGCCGGGCCCGCACCGTCCACCGCTGGCTCGACGCCTACACGGCCAAACTGGAGGACGTACCGAGCGCTCGCACCCGTATCACCCCCGCCAACTGGCGTGCGGCGCTGGGCGATCCGAGCCGGGTCACCGACTGGACCGCCTACTTCACCGACCAGATCACCGAGCGGCCCTGGCGCGAGCTCCTCGCCGTATGGTGGCCGCGCCTGCTGCCCGGCATCGCCGGCGCCGCCACCCACCCGGTGATCCGTGTGGGCCATGCCGTACGCACCCTGCTGACCGACGGTGCGGACGCGGCGCGGCTCGCGGAGTTCGCCCATGCCCTGGGCTACTGGGCCGCCCGCCATCTGCCCCTGCCCGCCGCCGTACACCCCGCGGGCAGCGCCACCCCGGCCGAAGCGCTGGCCGCCCTCCCGCGGATCGCCGACCAGGGCGTGACGCCGGTGGACGGCTACGCCCAGCTCCCCGGAACTCCGGCGTGGTTGAGCACCGTCGAGTCTCTGCACGTCCCCACGGACCCCGAGGCCGTACGCGCGGCCCTGACCGGCCTCGTGCGCGCCGCCACCCTCAACTACGCGGACTACGGCCACGGGAACGGCATCATGCTGGTGCACGCCGCCACCGCACCGAACGCGGTGCTGCGCACCCTCCCCGCGCTCCCCCGAGACCTCTGGGCGAGCTCGTTCGCGGTGGCCTGGGCGGCAACCTCGGCGATCACCGCGATCTACGCCGCCGAGACCCCGCGCCCGGCCCCGGATGCCGCCGCCTCGGTCGCGCCCGAAGAGGTCTTCGAGCGGGCGGTCGCCCATGGCAACGAACATGCGATCAAGTTCGCCGACACCGCTCTGGACGTGGCCGCGATCTCCGAGGACGGCGATACCCGCGCCCTGTCGGCAGCCTTGAACGCCCTCACGCTGATCGACGAGGACGAGTGACGGACGGCCTGCGGGCGACTCCCGAACCGCACCGCCCGCGCCCCCGCCCAGGGCGCCGGCGCCCCCGCCCCCTCAGCGCCCGCCCTCTCACCCGAACTGCACCGACCGCTTCGCCAGCCCCATCCAGAACCCGTCGATCACACTGCGCCCACGGTCCAGTTGGGCATGGGCATCCGCGGCGCCCAGGGTCACGAACAGCGGGGCGAAGTGCTCGGTGCGGGGATGGGCCAGCCGGCCGGCCGGCGCCTTGTGCGCGAAGTCGAAGAGCGCGTCGAGGTCCTGGGCGTCCAGGGCCCGGCGCCCCCAGTCGTCGAACTCCGCCGACCACGCCGGCGGACCGCCGCCGTCGTGCCGCAGCGCGGCCAGATTGTGCGTGAAGAAGCCACTGCCGATGATCAGCACGCCCTCCTCGCGCAACGGTGCGAGCTTGCGCCCGATCGCATGGAGCCGACGCGGATCGAGGGAGGGCAGGGAGATCTGGAGCACGGGGACGTCGGCGTCCGGGAACATCTCCACGAGCGGCACATACGCGCCGTGGTCGAGCCCCCGGTCGGGGATGTCCACCACGGGCATGCCCGCCGTCCGCAGTGTCTTGCGTATGCGCTCGGCCAACTGCGGTGCCCCGGGGGCCGGGTAGCGCACCTGGTAGTAGTGCTCGGGGAAGCCCCAGAAGTCGTAGACCAGCGGCACGGTCGTGGTGGCGCCGAGCGCGAGCGGCACCTCCTCCCAGTGCGCGGAGACGATCAGCACGGCCCGGGGACGCGGCAGCTGCGCGGACCAGGCGGCGAGCTGGCCCGGCCACCACGGGTCGTCGGCGAGCGGCGGCGCACCGTGACTGAGATAAAGAGTCGGCATTACGGACATCGCAACCCCACAGCGTCACACTGGTCAGTAGTCGGTGCGCGTGACGCTTCGGCCACCACACCCCCCACGATGCTTGAAGCTTCAAGCGTCGGCTTTCAGGGTAACCCGGCATGACAACCGGGCGTTGTTAAATATTAAATAACTCTCCGAGTGGTGAGAGAGTGGATGGTATGAGCATCGAACCCGCAACTGAGCCGCGATGGCTCAGCGACGAGGAGCAATTCGCCTGGCAGTGCTACCTCCACGCCACCACGCTCCTGGAGGACCACCTCGACCGCCAGCTGCAGCGGGACGCCGGGATGCCGCATGTCTACTACGGCCTCCTCGTCCAGCTCTCCCGTGCACCGCGGCGCCGGATGCGGATGACCGAGCTGGCCCAGAACGCCAAGATCACCCGTTCCCGGCTCTCGCATGCGATCGCACGGCTGGAGCGGAACGGCTGGGTGCGGCGCGAGGACTGCCCGTCCGACAAGCGGGGCCAGAACGCCCACCTCACGGACGAGGGCATGCGGGTCCTG
This portion of the Streptomyces sp. 2114.4 genome encodes:
- a CDS encoding questin oxidase family protein, whose translation is METITGTLDEALLRLHASGPEFRGFLSNHGPMAVEAMVRNGRARTVHRWLDAYTAKLEDVPSARTRITPANWRAALGDPSRVTDWTAYFTDQITERPWRELLAVWWPRLLPGIAGAATHPVIRVGHAVRTLLTDGADAARLAEFAHALGYWAARHLPLPAAVHPAGSATPAEALAALPRIADQGVTPVDGYAQLPGTPAWLSTVESLHVPTDPEAVRAALTGLVRAATLNYADYGHGNGIMLVHAATAPNAVLRTLPALPRDLWASSFAVAWAATSAITAIYAAETPRPAPDAAASVAPEEVFERAVAHGNEHAIKFADTALDVAAISEDGDTRALSAALNALTLIDEDE
- a CDS encoding class III extradiol ring-cleavage dioxygenase, with the translated sequence MPTLYLSHGAPPLADDPWWPGQLAAWSAQLPRPRAVLIVSAHWEEVPLALGATTTVPLVYDFWGFPEHYYQVRYPAPGAPQLAERIRKTLRTAGMPVVDIPDRGLDHGAYVPLVEMFPDADVPVLQISLPSLDPRRLHAIGRKLAPLREEGVLIIGSGFFTHNLAALRHDGGGPPAWSAEFDDWGRRALDAQDLDALFDFAHKAPAGRLAHPRTEHFAPLFVTLGAADAHAQLDRGRSVIDGFWMGLAKRSVQFG
- a CDS encoding MarR family winged helix-turn-helix transcriptional regulator; protein product: MSIEPATEPRWLSDEEQFAWQCYLHATTLLEDHLDRQLQRDAGMPHVYYGLLVQLSRAPRRRMRMTELAQNAKITRSRLSHAIARLERNGWVRREDCPSDKRGQNAHLTDEGMRVLEKAAPGHVAAVRAAIFDRLSPEQIGQLAEICQVMTEGLQPKGADLPWLR